The Spongiibacter tropicus DSM 19543 genomic interval GAATATGAGCCGCTATGCCGCCCTCTATGCCCGTCTGGGCTATGTATTTAGTGATGAAGCATTATTGCAGCATGCACTGACGCATCGCAGCTACGGCCCTGAACACAACGAGCGCCTGGAGTTTCTCGGCGATTCCCTGCTGAACATGATTGTTACGGATGTGCTGTTTAGCCGCTACCCTGGTCTCGACGAGGGTGAGCTCAGCCGTATGCGCGCGGCACTGGTCAGCGGTAAAACGCTGGCTCAGGTCGCGACCGAATTGCAGTTGGGCGACAGTCTGCGGCTCGGTGCCGGAGAGCGTAACAGCGGTGGGCACCGCCGAAGTTCAACCCTGGCAGATGCCGTAGAAGCCTTGTTGGGAGCCGTCTATCGTGAGGCGGGCATGCAGGCCTGTCGAGACTGTGTCATGCGCTGGTTTGCCAGTCGATTGGATCAACTGGACCCCACGGCCAGCCATAAAGATGCTAAAACCCGTTTGCAGGAGTTGCTGCAGGCCCGCAAGCAACCGTTGCCGGACTACCAGCTTTGTGGCACTGAAGGTAAAGCCCACCAGCAGGCATTCACCGTGTCCTGTGTTGTTTCATTATTGAGTGACCCAGTGGTTGCGACGGGAACCAGTCGCCGCAAAGCGGAGCAGGCCGCCGCTGAAGCCGTGTTGGCGCGTTTGGAGAAATGACTATGAGCCAAGAGGCAATGCCCATGCGTTGTGGCTATATTGCGATTGTGGGGCGTCCCAATGTGGGTAAGTCGACCCTGCTCAACCACATTCTGGGTCAGAAACTCAGCATTACTTCCAGAAAGCCCCAGACAACCCGGCACCAGGTGCTGGGAATTAAAACGGAAGGTGATATCCAGGCGATCTATGTCGATACGCCGGGGCTGCATCTGCGTGATGAAAAGGCCATTAATCGCTATATGAACCGGGCGGCCAGCGCGGCGCTGGCAGATGTGGATCTGGCGTTGTTTGTGGTCGATCGCGATCGCTGGACGGATGAGGACGACTTGGTCCTTGAGAAATTGCGCCATGCCGAGTGCCCCGTGGTATTGGTGGTGAATAAAATTGATCGCCTGGCCGACAAGGCAGAGCTGTTGCCGCTGATTGAATCCTTGAGCACGCGCTTTGAGTTTGCCGACATTGTGCCGGTGTCGGCGCTGCGGGGACACAATCGGGATGATCTTGAAACGCTGATTCACGGCTATTTGCCCGAGGGCATTCATCTGTTTCCCGAAGACCAGATTACTAATCGCAGTGAGCGCTTCCTGGCCGCTGAACTGGTGCGCGAAAAGATTATGCGGCAGCTTGGTGAAGAGGTCCCTTACGCCATGACTGTGGAGATCGAGGAATTCAAAGCCTCTCCCAGGCTCATAGAAATTTCCGCACTGATCCTCGTTGAACGCCAAGGACAGAAGAAAATCCTCATTGGTGAAGGGGGGAGTCGCTTGCGGCAGATTGGTACAGAAGCCCGCAAAGACATGGAAAAGGCGTTTGACAGCAAGGTCATGCTGCGGCTATGGGTCAAGGTGAAGTCGGGCTGGTCCGATGACGAGCGTGCTCTGCGCAGCTTGGGATATACCGATCTCGACTGATGAGTACGGCGCGCGTTGAGGCAGAGCCGGGCTATGTTCTACATGTTCGCGCGTATCGCGATACCAGCGCCATTATCGATGTTTTCAGTCGCCATCACGGTCGCGTTAGTGCTGTTGCCAAGGGGCTGAAGGCCAATACTAAAGGCAGGCAGCGCTGGCGCGCAGATCTACAGCCGGGCAATTTATTGTTCCTGTCTTGGTCTGGAAGAGGGGAGCTGAAAACGCTCTCGGATGTGCAGCTCAACAGCCGCTTTCCCCTTAAGGGTGATGCGTTGTATTGCGCTTTCTACGTCAATGAGTTGTTGCAGCGCCTGTTACATCCACTCGACCCCCAACCAGATATTTTCTCTCTTTACGGCCAATGCCTGCTGGGCTTGTCTCGCGACCCTGAGCCGGAATTGGCGCTTCGACATTTTGAGTTTGCCCTGCTCAACCAACTGGGCTACGGGGTGGATTTTTCGACGCTTGATGATTGCCCGGCCGCGAGTGTGGGGTTTCATCCCGAGCAAGGGTTCCTGCTGCCTGAGCTGTTGCCGCCTGATAGCCCCCGGTTCCCAGTAGCTGATCTTCAGCGAATAGCCAGCTACGATTTCGACGCAGACAGCCTGAAGGTCGCCAAACAGTTGTCACGACTTGCGCTGGCGCCGCTATTGGGTGGGCGACCGCTGAACAGCCGAAAGCTGTTTATGCAGGCGCGAAAGCGGTCTTACGAGCAGAAATAGTTAGTCGAACATCACGTCAAGGTCATGTTCTTCATGCCAGGTCTGGAGCTCATCAATGCATCGGAGAACCGCCTGGGCAGCATTCGTTGTGTCGGCAGCGCCGTTATTCAATGCCGCTTCCAACGCAGTGGTTGAGGCCTGGAGATGGGGGACGCCGGTATAACAACAGCTACCTTTCAGGCCGTGATTCAGTTGATCCAGCAGCTTCCAGTCACCAATGTGCAAACTCTGCTCAATGTCACGGCGTTGCGCCGGGAGCTGGTTCAGCAGCATTTTCAACATATCCTTTGCCAGCTCTGGCCTGTTTTTGGACAGCGACAGGCACTGCTTGATGTCTACGGGGCGAGGCACGGTATCGTTATCAATAGGCTCGATGATGTTCGGTAGCGCACATGATGGCGACAGGTGGCGAGCGAGAATTTTTTCCAATTGCGCCTCGTTGACGGGCTTGCTGAGGTAATCATTGATCCCTGCCTCTCGAAGTTGGGACGGGTTGTCAGGGGCAAGATAGGCAGAGATGGCCGCAATAGGGGTGTGGATATTGAGGCCCGTTTCGCGAATTTGGCGACTGGCCTCTATCCCGTCCATTTGCGGCATTTGTATATCGATGAAAATTAATTCAAAGCGCTGGTCCTGGCAGTAGGCAACAGCTTCTATCCCGTTCTGCGCGGTTACCGGCTTAATGCCGAAATCTCCCAAAAAGCTCGACAGAATGTGGAGGTTCGATGGGTTGTCGTCGACGATTAATACGGCACTGCCGCTGTATGCAGTTGATCGCTGATAGGGCTTGGTGCTGTATCCGCTGCGCAGGGCATCAAACAAACGCACATGCGAGACGGGTTTGCTCATCCAAATTCGGCCATCGTTATGCTCGATATCTTCGGCATGTGCACTGAGTACCACCGTCGGATGTTGGCTGTTGTTGGGTGGCAAGTCGCCGGGATCTTCGTCCTTGTCCAGGCTGATCAATGTGTATTCGCATTGGCTGTCAAGCTCACTGAGTTCGCGGCAGCTATGCACCTCCATGCCCCAGCCCTGCAGCAGCGCTTTCAGTGACTCGGCATAGTATTGGCTGCGGTCATAGACGGCGATCCGCTGGCCATTCAGCGCTGTAAAGTTGCGCATTTCGACTGCGCTGTGGTCTATCGGCAGTCGCAGCGTGAACCAGAAGGTAGAGCCACGTCCCGGCTCACTTTCCAGGCCGACTTCACCGCCCATTTCTTTCACGAGACCTTGTACGATGACCAGGCCGAGGCCGGTTCCGCCATACTGCCGGGTGACCGAGGCATCCGCCTGGGTGAAGTTGCCGAAGATCAGTTTCCGTTGTTCGGCGCTGATGCCGATACCGCTGTCACTGACTTTAAACTCCAGAAGAGCACTTTCCTCGTCGGATTCCTTGCAATGTAAGTCGATGCGAATATGGCCGCAGGGCGTGAATTTGATGGCGTTATTGATCAGATTTGTAAGGATTTGTCGCAGCCTCAGGGAGTCGCTCAGTACACTTTCGGGGCAGTCCGGCTCGATAAACAGCGCGAGATCCAATCCTTTGTCGGCGGCGCCAGGCGCCAGCATAATCAGCGTATCTTCCATCATTTCCCGCAATTGTACGGGGGCGTTGTCGAAAACGAGCTTCCCTGCTTCCAGCTTCGAGAAGTCCAGGATGTCGTTGATGATCGTCAGCAGGTTAGTGGCGCTGTTGCGTATGGTTTCGACGGCTTCGCGCTGACGGCCCTTGATATCGGCTTTGAGTAGAATATTACTGAAGCCCAGTATGCTGTTCAGCGGGGTTCGAATTTCGTGGCTGGTATTGGCGAGAAACTCGGACTTCATCCGGTTGGCGGTAATGGCCTCTCGACGGGCCAGGTCGAGCTCGATATTTTGGACTTCCAGGGTTTCCAGCGTTTCCCTCAGGTCGCTGTTGGATTGCTCCAGGTTCTGCTGAAGCTCCTTCAGCGCCTGAATCTGCGAGGCGTTGAGGTGGTTCAACTCCTCCGCAATGCTGGTGAATTCGTCATTGCCGGGCATAAAAAAGTGGATGTCCCGTTCGCCGCTGCTCAGGCGGCGGGCAGCATCTCTAAGTCCTTTTAAGTCACGGCTGATATTGTGGTTGATGTAGCTGAAAATGATGACACAGAACAGCACCGTCAGGCCGAGAAACATCGAGCCGGACAGCAGAGACTGATATTTCATCAGCTCATATTGATGCCAGCTGTAACTCATTTTTGCCCAGCCGAGAACATCGTTGCTGTTCGCAGCGGAGGGCTGATTATTTGGGGGAGTTATCGTCCATACCACGTCAAGCTGTTTGCCATTGTCGACCAGCTGGTAGGGAGTGGAGAGGCTTAAACCTGAAATGTCCGGTGTTTCCGTCGCCGGCCCGGAGTGGCTCAGCAACTCCAGATTTCGGTCGTAGACGCTCACAGCTCGCACACCGTTTTCTTCGAGTGCCGATTGGGTCAGTTCATCAAGCAGGTCATAGTGGCGGTCCTCCAAGGTATGGGCGACGACCACACTGAGCTGGCGCGCAGCGGCCAGTGCCCGGTCCGACATGATGTCCCGGGTGGTCGACAGCTGATTGTGGATGACGTAAATACTGAAGCTCAGGCAAACCGCAAGAACCGGCAGTAGTCCCAGGAAAATGATGAGCCGTTTGAATCCGTAACGCCTGCGCATGGTGAACTGGAGCCTTTCACTGCGGCAATGGTATTATCCCTGCCATTATGTAATGTGTGGTTGCCAAAGTTAGGCAGTATACCAGCGCCTACGATGTCGCAAGTACCGCGCCCACCCGCAACAGAGGCCGGCCCCGAGGTTCCATCTCCATGACAGAATTCCCCACCATAGAGCAGTACATTGGCAATACACCTCTGGTGCGATTGCAGCGGCTGGATAACAGCAGCAACACGATTCTGCTAAAACTTGAGGGCAATAATCCGGCCGGTTCGGTCAAGGATCGCCCCGCGATGAGCATGATAGCGCGCGCGGAGGCCCGCGGCGACATTCAGCCTGGAGATACCCTGATTGAGGCGACCAGTGGCAATACCGGTATTGCGCTGGCGATGGCTGCGGCTATTCGCGGCTATAAAATGATACTGATCATGCCGAGCCACATGAGTGCAGAGCGCAAACTGGCCATGGCCGCTTACGGCGCGACCTTGCTTGAAGTCAGTCAGGAAGAGGGGATGGAAGGCGCGCGAGACTTGGCACTTGCTATGCAAGAGCGCGGAGAGGGTAAGGTGCTGGACCAGTTCGCCAATGCGGATAACCCCTTGGCACACTACGAGGGAACCGGCCCCGAAATCTGGGAGCAGTCCGGAGGACGTATTACCCACTTCGTCAGTTCCATGGGAACCACCGGCACCATTATGGGCGTGTCGCGCTACTTGAAAGAGCAAAACCCCGCCATTCAAGTGGTGGGGCTTCAACCTCAGGATGGTTCAAGCATTCCGGGGATTCGTCGTTGGCCCGAGGCTTACTTGCCCAGCATCTTCGATGCGCAGCGTGTTGACCAGGTTATGGATATTGATCAGCAGACGGCGGAGGAGACCATGCGAGCGTTAGCGGCTCAAGAGGGTATTTTCTGTGGTGTCTCGTCTGGCGGTGCAGTGGCCGGGGCCTTACGCCTCAGTCAGACTGTCGAAAATGCTGTGATCGTTGCGATTATCTGTGATCGCGGTGATCGCTACTTGTCGACCGGCGTGTTCGACAGCACATTGAATTAAGTTGCATCGCGCTGTGAGGCGCCCAGGGTTAGCGTCATGGTAAAAGTCCGCGAGGATTATCCCCAATTGCAGAATGGCCGCGTGGACTTGCCACGTTGGATCGACCGTCTGCCCATTGACCGCAATATCGTCAATAGCGAGGAACTGCTGCGTGCGTTCCAGCTCGCCGAGCACTGTGCCGAGTTACCGGATGCCGGTCCCAGTAGTGTGGTCGATGAAGACGGCAGCAGCCTGTTTACCGCACTGGAAATGGTGGAAATCCTGGCGGACCTGCATCTTGATCAGGACAGCTTGGTTGCTGCGGCGCTTTACCGCGCGGTGCGTGAGGAACGACTGCCATTAGAGCA includes:
- the cysM gene encoding cysteine synthase CysM; translated protein: MTEFPTIEQYIGNTPLVRLQRLDNSSNTILLKLEGNNPAGSVKDRPAMSMIARAEARGDIQPGDTLIEATSGNTGIALAMAAAIRGYKMILIMPSHMSAERKLAMAAYGATLLEVSQEEGMEGARDLALAMQERGEGKVLDQFANADNPLAHYEGTGPEIWEQSGGRITHFVSSMGTTGTIMGVSRYLKEQNPAIQVVGLQPQDGSSIPGIRRWPEAYLPSIFDAQRVDQVMDIDQQTAEETMRALAAQEGIFCGVSSGGAVAGALRLSQTVENAVIVAIICDRGDRYLSTGVFDSTLN
- a CDS encoding ATP-binding protein, producing the protein MRRRYGFKRLIIFLGLLPVLAVCLSFSIYVIHNQLSTTRDIMSDRALAAARQLSVVVAHTLEDRHYDLLDELTQSALEENGVRAVSVYDRNLELLSHSGPATETPDISGLSLSTPYQLVDNGKQLDVVWTITPPNNQPSAANSNDVLGWAKMSYSWHQYELMKYQSLLSGSMFLGLTVLFCVIIFSYINHNISRDLKGLRDAARRLSSGERDIHFFMPGNDEFTSIAEELNHLNASQIQALKELQQNLEQSNSDLRETLETLEVQNIELDLARREAITANRMKSEFLANTSHEIRTPLNSILGFSNILLKADIKGRQREAVETIRNSATNLLTIINDILDFSKLEAGKLVFDNAPVQLREMMEDTLIMLAPGAADKGLDLALFIEPDCPESVLSDSLRLRQILTNLINNAIKFTPCGHIRIDLHCKESDEESALLEFKVSDSGIGISAEQRKLIFGNFTQADASVTRQYGGTGLGLVIVQGLVKEMGGEVGLESEPGRGSTFWFTLRLPIDHSAVEMRNFTALNGQRIAVYDRSQYYAESLKALLQGWGMEVHSCRELSELDSQCEYTLISLDKDEDPGDLPPNNSQHPTVVLSAHAEDIEHNDGRIWMSKPVSHVRLFDALRSGYSTKPYQRSTAYSGSAVLIVDDNPSNLHILSSFLGDFGIKPVTAQNGIEAVAYCQDQRFELIFIDIQMPQMDGIEASRQIRETGLNIHTPIAAISAYLAPDNPSQLREAGINDYLSKPVNEAQLEKILARHLSPSCALPNIIEPIDNDTVPRPVDIKQCLSLSKNRPELAKDMLKMLLNQLPAQRRDIEQSLHIGDWKLLDQLNHGLKGSCCYTGVPHLQASTTALEAALNNGAADTTNAAQAVLRCIDELQTWHEEHDLDVMFD
- the rnc gene encoding ribonuclease III; its protein translation is MSRYAALYARLGYVFSDEALLQHALTHRSYGPEHNERLEFLGDSLLNMIVTDVLFSRYPGLDEGELSRMRAALVSGKTLAQVATELQLGDSLRLGAGERNSGGHRRSSTLADAVEALLGAVYREAGMQACRDCVMRWFASRLDQLDPTASHKDAKTRLQELLQARKQPLPDYQLCGTEGKAHQQAFTVSCVVSLLSDPVVATGTSRRKAEQAAAEAVLARLEK
- the recO gene encoding DNA repair protein RecO — protein: MSTARVEAEPGYVLHVRAYRDTSAIIDVFSRHHGRVSAVAKGLKANTKGRQRWRADLQPGNLLFLSWSGRGELKTLSDVQLNSRFPLKGDALYCAFYVNELLQRLLHPLDPQPDIFSLYGQCLLGLSRDPEPELALRHFEFALLNQLGYGVDFSTLDDCPAASVGFHPEQGFLLPELLPPDSPRFPVADLQRIASYDFDADSLKVAKQLSRLALAPLLGGRPLNSRKLFMQARKRSYEQK
- the era gene encoding GTPase Era, which produces MSQEAMPMRCGYIAIVGRPNVGKSTLLNHILGQKLSITSRKPQTTRHQVLGIKTEGDIQAIYVDTPGLHLRDEKAINRYMNRAASAALADVDLALFVVDRDRWTDEDDLVLEKLRHAECPVVLVVNKIDRLADKAELLPLIESLSTRFEFADIVPVSALRGHNRDDLETLIHGYLPEGIHLFPEDQITNRSERFLAAELVREKIMRQLGEEVPYAMTVEIEEFKASPRLIEISALILVERQGQKKILIGEGGSRLRQIGTEARKDMEKAFDSKVMLRLWVKVKSGWSDDERALRSLGYTDLD